The following are from one region of the Heliangelus exortis chromosome 2, bHelExo1.hap1, whole genome shotgun sequence genome:
- the LOC139792976 gene encoding feather beta keratin-like, which produces MDGYDRCTCGLSPNETIQLPQDPPLHTTHMACYDRCGSCGPTPLANSCNEPCVRQCEASRVVIQPPAVLVTLPGPILTSFPQSTAVGSSASAAVGNDLSALGVPINSGYGLGYGLGGLGGLGGLGYGYGCGYGLGGRGGCGIC; this is translated from the exons ATGGACGGCTATGACCGTTGCACTTGTGGCTTGTCACCCAATGAAACCATCCAGCTCCCACAGGAT ccacccctccaCACCACACACATGGCCTGCTACGACCGCTGCGGCTCTTGCGGACCCACCCCGCTGGCTAACAGCTGCaacgagccctgtgtcaggcagtgtgaGGCTTCCCGCGTTGTcatccagcctcctgctgtcCTCGTCACCCTGCCAGgacccatcctcacctccttcccccagagcaCCGCCGTCGGATCCTCCGCATCCGCTGCCGTGGGCAACGacctcagtgccctgggagtgcccatcaactccgGATACGGCCTGGGCTAcggcctgggaggcctgggaggcctgggaggcctgggctATGGCTACGGATGTGGCTACGGCCTGGGAGgtagaggaggctgtggcatcTGCTAA
- the LOC139793804 gene encoding feather keratin-like, which translates to MACYDRCGSCGPTPLANSCNEPCVRQCEASRVVIQPPAVLVTLPGPILTSFPQSTAVGSSASAAVGNDLSALGVPINSGYGLGYGLGYGLGGLRGLGYGFGGRGGCGIC; encoded by the coding sequence ATGGCCTGCTACGACCGCTGCGGCTCTTGCGGACCCACCCCGCTGGCTAACAGCTGCaacgagccctgtgtcaggcagtgtgaGGCTTCCCGCGTTGTcatccagcctcctgctgtcCTCGTCACCCTGCCAGgacccatcctcacctccttcccccagagcaCCGCCGTTGGATCCTCCGCATCCGCTGCCGTGGGCAATGacctcagtgccctgggagtgcccatcaactccgGATACGGCCTGGGCTATGGCCTGGGCTACGGCCTGGGAGGCCTGAGAGGCCTGGGCTATGGCtttggaggcagaggaggctgtggcatcTGCTAA
- the LOC139793805 gene encoding feather keratin-like: MACYDRCGSCGPTPLANSCNEPCVRQCEASRIVIQPSTVQVTLPGPILTSFPQSTAVGSSASAAVGNDLSALGVPINSGYGLGYGLGGLRGLGYGFGGRGGCGIC; the protein is encoded by the coding sequence ATGGCCTGCTACGACCGCTGCGGCTCTTGCGGACCCACCCCGCTGGCTAACAGCTGCaacgagccctgtgtcaggcagtgtgaGGCTTCCCGCATTGTCATCCAGCCTTCCACTGTCCAGGTCACCCTGCCAGgacccatcctcacctccttcccccagagcaCCGCCGTCGGATCCTCCGCATCCGCTGCCGTGGGCAATGacctcagtgccctgggagtgcccatcaactccgGATACGGCCTGGGCTACGGCCTGGGAGGCCTGAGAGGCCTGGGCTATGGCTTTGGAGgtagaggaggctgtggcatcTGCTAA